From one Cucurbita pepo subsp. pepo cultivar mu-cu-16 chromosome LG17, ASM280686v2, whole genome shotgun sequence genomic stretch:
- the LOC111778680 gene encoding transcription factor PIF1-like isoform X1, whose product MIGRLRMNHCVPDFEMADDFSLPTFSSLTRPRKSSMPDDDVVELLWQNGQVVAHSQNQRSVRKSPPSKFDVSIPQDQTAAVAAREIRPSSQLEEPHDLFMQEDEMASWLNYPLVEDHNFCSDLLFPSMTASLCGNSQTEPRPSATATVTLTQGPPTRLEKQSSVQFSRNRATVESEPSNSKAMVREATVVDSCDTPSVGPESRASEIARRKLAEAVNGADVWRETVCGSDGGGGASVSGDGVGEKELVTCEMTVTSSPGGSSASAEPAAPKLAADDRKRKGRAPDDTECQSEDVEYESTDPKKQLRGSTSMKRSRAAEVHNLSERRHRDRINEKMKALQELIPRCNKTDKASMLDEAIEYLKTLQLQVQMMSMGCGMMPMMFPGVQQYLPPPMGMGIGMGMGMGMEMGMNRPMMQFPNLLAGSNLPMQAGAAAAAAAHLGQRFPLPAFAMPPVPGSNPSQAQAMNNQPDPIVNPAGTQNTTPPPVSGFPDSYQQFLSSNQVQFHIAQAVQVSFFGSHLHFVYKFSMFLKLVGIKISTKCHCQPCESEPTS is encoded by the exons ATGATCGGAAGATTGAGGATGAACCACTGCGTTCCTGATTTTGAAATGGCTGACGATTTCTCCCTCCCAACATTCTCTAGTTTAACCAGGCCGAGAAAATCGTCTAT GCCGGACGATGATGTAGTGGAGCTTCTATGGCAGAACGGCCAAGTGGTGGCTCACAGCCAGAACCAGAGGTCGGTCCGGAAATCACCGCCCTCCAAATTCGATGTTTCGATTCCGCAAGATCAaacggcggcggtggcggctAGAGAGATCCGGCCTTCGTCTCAATTGGAGGAACCTCATGACCTTTTTATGCAAGAAGATGAAATGGCCTCGTGGCTCAACTATCCTCTCGTTGAGGATCATAATTTCTGCTCCGACCTCCTCTTCCCCTCCATGACTGCTTCTCTTTGCGGCAATTCTCAAACCGAGCCCCGGCCATCCGCTACGGCGACGGTCACTCTCACGCAGGGGCCGCCAACTCGACTGGAAAAGCAGAGCTCCGTGCAGTTCTCGAGGAACAGAGCGACGGTCGAATCGGAACCGTCGAATTCAAAGGCTATGGTGCGGGAAGCCACTGTGGTGGATTCTTGCGACACGCCGTCTGTCGGGCCGGAATCTAGGGCTTCAGAAATCGCGAGGAGAAAGCTTGCGGAGGCGGTGAATGGTGCCGATGTATGGCGTGAGACGGTTTGTGGTAGTGATGGAGGCGGAGGTGCGTCGGTCAGCGGCGATGGCGTCGGGGAGAAAGAGTTGGTGACTTGTGAAATGACCGTCACTTCATCCCCTGGCGGCTCGAGTGCCAGTGCCGAGCCTGCTGCCCCAAAACTGGCTGCCGATGACCGGAAGCGCAAAGGAAGAGCTCCCGATGATACCGAATGCCAAAGCGAG GATGTTGAGTACGAATCCACTGATCCGAAGAAACAATTGCGTGGTTCGACATCGATGAAAAGATCTCGTGCTGCTGAGGTTCACAACCTCTCAGAGAGG AGACATCGGGATCGGATAAATGAGAAGATGAAGGCTTTACAGGAACTCATCCCTCGATGCAACAAG ACCGATAAGGCTTCGATGTTGGATGAAGCGATCGAGTACTTAAAGACCCTTCAGTTGCAAGTGCAG ATGATGTCGATGGGATGTGGGATGATGCCGATGATGTTCCCGGGCGTTCAACAATACTTGCCACCACCGATGGGGATGGGAATCGGGATGGGCATGGGTATGGGAATGGAAATGGGCATGAATAGACCAATGATGCAATTTCCTAATCTCCTGGCTGGCTCAAACTTACCAATGCAAGCTGGAGCAGCAGCAGCTGCAGCAGCTCATTTGGGTCAGAGATTCCCTCTCCCTGCCTTTGCAATGCCTCCTGTTCCCGGTAGCAATCCATCCCAAGCTCAAGCAATGAATAATCAACCGGATCCGATCGTTAACCCAGCTGGAACACAAAATACAACCCCGCCTCCAGTCTCAGGTTTTCCTGATTCGTATCAGCAGTTTCTTAGCTCCAACCAGGTGCAGTTTCATATCGCACAGGCTGTACAGGTATCGTTTTTTGGCAGTCACCTTCATTTTGTATACAAATTCAGCATGTTTCTAAAGTTGGTTGGCATCAAAATTTCAACCAAATGCCACTGTCAACCTTGCGAATCCGAACCGACGAGTTAA
- the LOC111778680 gene encoding transcription factor PIF1-like isoform X2, with protein sequence MIGRLRMNHCVPDFEMADDFSLPTFSSLTRPRKSSMPDDDVVELLWQNGQVVAHSQNQRSVRKSPPSKFDVSIPQDQTAAVAAREIRPSSQLEEPHDLFMQEDEMASWLNYPLVEDHNFCSDLLFPSMTASLCGNSQTEPRPSATATVTLTQGPPTRLEKQSSVQFSRNRATVESEPSNSKAMVREATVVDSCDTPSVGPESRASEIARRKLAEAVNGADVWRETVCGSDGGGGASVSGDGVGEKELVTCEMTVTSSPGGSSASAEPAAPKLAADDRKRKGRAPDDTECQSEDVEYESTDPKKQLRGSTSMKRSRAAEVHNLSERRHRDRINEKMKALQELIPRCNKTDKASMLDEAIEYLKTLQLQVQMMSMGCGMMPMMFPGVQQYLPPPMGMGIGMGMGMGMEMGMNRPMMQFPNLLAGSNLPMQAGAAAAAAAHLGQRFPLPAFAMPPVPGSNPSQAQAMNNQPDPIVNPAGTQNTTPPPVSGFPDSYQQFLSSNQVQFHIAQAVQNQQPVQPNTSRPCTDRNPKNL encoded by the exons ATGATCGGAAGATTGAGGATGAACCACTGCGTTCCTGATTTTGAAATGGCTGACGATTTCTCCCTCCCAACATTCTCTAGTTTAACCAGGCCGAGAAAATCGTCTAT GCCGGACGATGATGTAGTGGAGCTTCTATGGCAGAACGGCCAAGTGGTGGCTCACAGCCAGAACCAGAGGTCGGTCCGGAAATCACCGCCCTCCAAATTCGATGTTTCGATTCCGCAAGATCAaacggcggcggtggcggctAGAGAGATCCGGCCTTCGTCTCAATTGGAGGAACCTCATGACCTTTTTATGCAAGAAGATGAAATGGCCTCGTGGCTCAACTATCCTCTCGTTGAGGATCATAATTTCTGCTCCGACCTCCTCTTCCCCTCCATGACTGCTTCTCTTTGCGGCAATTCTCAAACCGAGCCCCGGCCATCCGCTACGGCGACGGTCACTCTCACGCAGGGGCCGCCAACTCGACTGGAAAAGCAGAGCTCCGTGCAGTTCTCGAGGAACAGAGCGACGGTCGAATCGGAACCGTCGAATTCAAAGGCTATGGTGCGGGAAGCCACTGTGGTGGATTCTTGCGACACGCCGTCTGTCGGGCCGGAATCTAGGGCTTCAGAAATCGCGAGGAGAAAGCTTGCGGAGGCGGTGAATGGTGCCGATGTATGGCGTGAGACGGTTTGTGGTAGTGATGGAGGCGGAGGTGCGTCGGTCAGCGGCGATGGCGTCGGGGAGAAAGAGTTGGTGACTTGTGAAATGACCGTCACTTCATCCCCTGGCGGCTCGAGTGCCAGTGCCGAGCCTGCTGCCCCAAAACTGGCTGCCGATGACCGGAAGCGCAAAGGAAGAGCTCCCGATGATACCGAATGCCAAAGCGAG GATGTTGAGTACGAATCCACTGATCCGAAGAAACAATTGCGTGGTTCGACATCGATGAAAAGATCTCGTGCTGCTGAGGTTCACAACCTCTCAGAGAGG AGACATCGGGATCGGATAAATGAGAAGATGAAGGCTTTACAGGAACTCATCCCTCGATGCAACAAG ACCGATAAGGCTTCGATGTTGGATGAAGCGATCGAGTACTTAAAGACCCTTCAGTTGCAAGTGCAG ATGATGTCGATGGGATGTGGGATGATGCCGATGATGTTCCCGGGCGTTCAACAATACTTGCCACCACCGATGGGGATGGGAATCGGGATGGGCATGGGTATGGGAATGGAAATGGGCATGAATAGACCAATGATGCAATTTCCTAATCTCCTGGCTGGCTCAAACTTACCAATGCAAGCTGGAGCAGCAGCAGCTGCAGCAGCTCATTTGGGTCAGAGATTCCCTCTCCCTGCCTTTGCAATGCCTCCTGTTCCCGGTAGCAATCCATCCCAAGCTCAAGCAATGAATAATCAACCGGATCCGATCGTTAACCCAGCTGGAACACAAAATACAACCCCGCCTCCAGTCTCAGGTTTTCCTGATTCGTATCAGCAGTTTCTTAGCTCCAACCAGGTGCAGTTTCATATCGCACAGGCTGTACAG AATCAGCAACCAGTTCAGCCTAATACAAGCAGGCCATGTACTGACAGGAATCCCAAAAATCTCTAA
- the LOC111779172 gene encoding S-protein homolog 74-like: protein MNSCLILDTFHIEAHQSYTIPYLNHALLVPFHTKMNAISLKNQVLVFLVASALALAASKPFSKWEIHIKNELKNGQAMFVHCKSKDNDLGEHTLATGTEFKWDFKVNFWDTTLFWCYLRKPNGHEMTFDAFWVEKRTEWLRVKCDGNICNWTAEDNGIYLKDNSENLDEFVHYWKFPSH from the coding sequence ATGAATAGTTGCCTTATATTAGACACATTCCATATAGAGGCCCATCAATCCTACACCATCCCTTACTTAAACCACGCTCTATTGGTGCCCTTCCACACCAAAATGAACGCCATCTCTTTGAAGAATCAAGTTTTGGTGTTCCTGGTGGCCTCAGCCTTGGCCTTGGCTGCCTCCAAGCCATTCAGCAAATGGGAGATCCATATTAagaatgaattgaaaaatggGCAAGCTATGTTCGTGCATTGCAAGTCCAAAGACAACGACTTGGGCGAACATACCCTTGCCACTGGCACCGAGTTCAAGTGGGACTTCAAAGTCAACTTTTGGGATACGACGCTGTTTTGGTGCTACTTGCGCAAGCCAAACGGGCATGAGATGACGTTCGACGCCTTCTGGGTCGAGAAGAGGACCGAGTGGCTGCGCGTCAAGTGCGACGGTAACATCTGCAATTGGACTGCGGAAGATAATGGAATTTACCTCAAAGATAACAGTGAAAATCTGGATGAGTTCGTTCATTACTGGAAATTCCCAAGCCACTGA
- the LOC111778829 gene encoding beta-amyrin 11-oxidase-like has translation MGVDNILVVFAAILVFYVLVFVFLRRFNELRSFVKLGRKVYQALPPGDMGWPLIGSSLSLYNIFKSSNDPNTFIDHLISKKGRTGIYRSHLFGKPTIIVTDPDICRRIYLDDERFVPKYPKGTEIFVGSGSAMKIADHKSVHRLMAAPISGAQALSKYVGYIEKEVVQCLEEWSSMSEPIELLNETKTLYFKLISRIFLGAEVSGHCLQELQKLFSEMTLALVSIFPFDLPGFAYHTAFKAMREVEKILNKIIEKKRRAVEKNSEMEAMIEASDGNGAKLLSNNAIIDMLLSVLHAGNHTVAHAAIWVLIHISDHPHVLQKAKEEQELIIKQRPPTQNGLNFGEITRMTYLTKVINETLRISTLTSPTFREAKASVNINGYIIPKGWSIQIWNGAVHMDPQIYTNPHKFDPSRWDNYKPKAGAFIPFGMGRVYCPGSELVKLEIAILLHHFLLNYTMERVNPKCQLTHMPSPAPLDNCLVKIIKHS, from the exons ATGGGAGTTGATAACATTTTGGTAGTTTTTGCAGCTATTTTAGTGTTTTATGTGCTTGTCTTTGTGTTTCTAAGGCGATTCAATGAACTACGAAGTTTTGTTAAACTGGGAAGGAAGGTCTACCAAGCTCTCCCTCCTGGTGATATGGGATGGCCTCTTATCGGCTCTTCGCTATCGCTTTAcaacatttttaaatcaaGCAATGATCCCAACACTTTCATCGATCATCTTATTTCCAA GAAGGGAAGAACTGGGATATACAGAAGCCATCTCTTCGGAAAGCCAACAATCATCGTGACAGATCCAGACATATGCCGACGCATATACTTAGATGACGAGCGGTTTGTTCCCAAATATCCAAAGGGGACAGAGATATTTGTAGGGAGTGGGTCTGCCATGAAGATTGCTGACCACAAATCTGTGCATCGACTCATGGCAGCTCCCATTAGTGGTGCACAAGCCTTGTCTAAATATGTGGGTTATATTGAGAAGGAAGTGGTGCAATGCTTGGAAGAATGGAGCAGCATGAGCGAGCCAATTGAGTTATTGAATGAAACTAAAACTCTATACTTTAAACTTATTTCACGTATTTTCTTGGGGGCTGAAGTAAGTGGGCATTGCTTACAAGAACTCCAGAAATTGTTCAGTGAAATGACTCTTGCACTCGTGTCCATTTTCCCTTTTGACTTGCCTGGATTTGCTTACCATACAGCATTCAAG GCAATGAGAGAGGTAGAAAAGATTCTGAACAAAATCatagaaaagaagagaagagcaGTGGAAAAGAATAGTGAAATGGAGGCAATGATTGAGGCGAGTGATGGGAATGGGGCAAAGTTGTTGAGTAACAACGCAATTATAGATATGCTACTCAGTGTGCTTCACGCTGGTAATCATACTGTAGCTCATGCAGCCATCTGGGTTCTTATACATATTTCAGACCACCCTCATGTTCTCCAAAAGGCAAAG GAAGAACAAGAGTTGATTATAAAACAAAGGCCACCTACCCAAAATGGAttaaattttggagaaattacACGAATGACGTATCTTACAAAG gtaATTAATGAGACGTTGAGAATAAGTACGCTTACCTCTCCGACCTTTCGCGAGGCCAAAGCTAGTGTAAATATCAATG GGTATATTATACCAAAAGGATGGAGCATACAAATATGGAACGGAGCTGTTCATATGGACCCTCAAATATACACAAATCCACACAAATTTGATCCTTCAAGATGGGAC AATTACAAGCCAAAAGCAGGAGCCTTCATACCATTTGGAATGGGGAGGGTATACTGTCCAGGAAGCGAGCTGGTCAAGCTTGAAATTGCCATTTTACTTCACCATTTTCTCCTTAATTACAC GATGGAACGAGTTAATCCAAAATGTCAACTCACTCACATGCCATCCCCTGCGCCTCTGGACAACTGTCTCGtaaaaattatcaaacattCATAG
- the LOC111778987 gene encoding S-protein homolog 1-like, giving the protein MGDFRMPLRNMIVATLALVAFSTVAMGSWPMETWTVQVVNGLGGGQTLLAHCKSKNDDLGDQNIATGALYSFTFKDNVWQTTEFWCTLTKPNNAHASFDVYWYDTSKDQWLYTRCGDHTCVWIGKDDGVYIKNASTNQDELVHPWE; this is encoded by the coding sequence ATGGGTGATTTCAGAATGCCATTGCGTAACATGATCGTAGCGACTTTGGCCCTCGTTGCCTTCTCGACGGTGGCTATGGGATCGTGGCCAATGGAGACATGGACGGTACAAGTCGTGAATGGGCTGGGTGGCGGACAGACACTACTGGCGCATTGTAAGTCAAAAAACGATGATTTGGGTGACCAAAACATAGCCACTGGTGCGCTATATAGCTTTACTTTCAAGGACAACGTGTGGCAAACCACAGAATTCTGGTGCACATTGACCAAGCCAAACAATGCGCATGCTTCTTTCGATGTGTATTGGTATGATACTAGTAAAGATCAATGGCTTTATACCAGATGTGGCGACCATACTTGTGTTTGGATTGGCAAAGATGATGGGGTTTACATTAAAAATGCCTCTACCAATCAGGATGAGCTTGTTCATCCATGGGAATGA
- the LOC111778830 gene encoding acanthoscurrin-1-like, with the protein MAKLFMAMLLALLATHALARPTPKDATFTDQKNFLTYGGLGGYSGIGSNGLPFGGLGGAVGGTGPGGIGGGIGGLGGFGGGGGAGGAGLGGGGLGGTIGGGNLGGGLGGTVGGGLGGGVGGGGGSGLP; encoded by the coding sequence ATGGCCAAATTGTTTATGGCTATGCTCCTGGCTCTTCTAGCCACTCACGCCCTAGCTAGACCCACGCCCAAGGACGCCACCTTCACTGACCAAAAGAACTTCCTAACATACGGAGGACTTGGTGGCTACTCCGGCATCGGTAGCAACGGCCTCCCATTTGGCGGCCTTGGCGGTGCCGTTGGTGGAACTGGCCCTGGTGGTATTGGTGGAGGAATTGGTGGACTcggtggatttggaggcggTGGAGGCGCTGGAGGCGCTGGTCTCGGTGGCGGTGGCCTTGGAGGAACCATTGGAGGTGGTAACCTCGGTGGCGGTCTCGGTGGTACAGTTGGCGGCGGTCTCGGCGGTGgtgttggtggtggtggtggctcTGGGCTTCCATGA